From the Rhodococcus sp. NBC_00297 genome, one window contains:
- a CDS encoding AzlD domain-containing protein, with protein MSTGAILAGVAALAVGTFAFRLIGIALRGRRELSVSAEKSMTTAVAVVFVALVATSTFPRDAGLALPAGVLVAAVLAWRRAPFVLVVVAATAVTAGLRWLGVS; from the coding sequence GTGAGCACCGGGGCCATTCTCGCGGGTGTCGCCGCACTCGCCGTCGGCACGTTCGCGTTCCGCCTGATCGGGATCGCGCTGCGCGGGCGCCGGGAACTGTCCGTGTCGGCCGAGAAGTCGATGACCACAGCGGTCGCCGTCGTGTTCGTCGCCCTCGTCGCGACCTCGACGTTTCCCCGTGACGCGGGCCTCGCACTCCCCGCCGGGGTCCTCGTCGCCGCTGTTCTCGCCTGGCGCAGAGCGCCTTTCGTGCTCGTGGTCGTCGCCGCAACGGCAGTCACCGCGGGCCTGCGCTGGCTCGGCGTCAGCTGA